CATAACGGCTCCCTCCAAAGCGCCCGATACCGTTCCCGAATAGAGAACGTCTATACCCATGTTCTGTCCCTTGTTTATTCCGCTGATAACCAGATCGCGCTTGATTTCCGAAATCGCCAGGAGACCGAGCTTTACACAGTCGGCCGGGGTCCCGTTGATCGCGTAGCCTATCATTCTGTTGCCGACTTTCACTTCCTTGGCCCAGAGCGGTGTCCTTATGGTTATGGCGTGTCCGGTGGCGCTTCTCTCAACGTCGGGAGCTACAACCAGAACGTTGTGCCTTTCCGAAAGTCTATCGGCCAGTTCGATTATCCCCGGAGACATTATTCCATCGTCGTTGGTAATTAATATATTCAATATACTGCCTCCTCTCACGTCTTCATACTGTTCTTGTAGTATTATTTTACAATATCGAACAGGACTTTTCTGGTAAGGTCGGGGTCCAGTTTTATGTATGGAGAGGAAATTGAAGATAGCGCAGTTGTTTGAGAGACACCCCGAACTCGAAGAGATCTACGGGCTGGTTCGGATCGCTTTCGAAGCCTCTCGCGATCCGGCCCACGACCTTTATCACGTCGTCAGGGTCACAGAAAACGCAGTCGAGATAGCGCTGGGAGAAGATGAATCGGTGGAGATCGCCGCCCTTGCAGCCCTCCTTCACGATATAAAGAGGCCGTCCGAGGATATAGATGGTCTCGATCATGCCACCGAGGGAGGCAAGTATGCGCTTAAAGTGCTTCTGAGCATGGGATACGCTTACGACATAGCCTCGGAAGTAGCTCTATCTATAAGAGACCACCGTTTTTCATCCGGGAGGGAGCCCGGAAGTGCTACCGGAAAGATTCTCCAGGACGCGGACAGACTCGACGCCATCGGGGCGATCGCGATCGCGCGTGTCTTCTCCTATTCGGGAAAGGTAGGCAGGCCGCTCCATTCACCAGACCTGTCGCCGCGCGACCGTTATGAAGGGTTCTCCACGAGCGCAATAAACCATTTCCACGAGAAGATCTTGAGGATAACCCCCGAAAGTTTCTGGACAGGCACGGGCAGGGAACTGGCTCGGGAAAGGTACGAATTCACCGTCGCCTTCGTGGAGAGGTTTCTCAAGGAATGGTGAACTTTCAGTACCTGACTTCGAAGTCGGTGAAATGCTGCTCGGGGAGTTCTTCGATCAGGCATTTCGAAATATTCGCCCGTATGGGACCGCGATCGACCTTCTGAATGAACTCGTCGATGGAAGCGTCTTCGCCGGTGCCCACTATTTCGACGCTACCGTCGTACTCGTTCCTGACATATCCGGTTATTCCCAGTATTCTTGCAGTGTGCAGGGTGTAGTATCTGAAGCCCACACCCTGGACCCTGCCGTAAACTCTTATCCTGACGGTTCTCATAAACCCAGCTCTTCACCGACGAGCATCACCGTGTATCTCCCCTTGCGCCGGCTGGAATCGCTTACGGTCACATAAGTTCCGCAGATCCTTTCGTCGCTCGTACAGTCCATGCAGAAGCCTGTGGCCGTGCAAGGGGTGTGGAGATTCAATCTTTTCGCGTTCATAGGCGCTATGAATTTTATCCTTTCGATAGCCGAATCAATGTCGCCGACGACTTTGTTCATGCCGACAACGAGAATGACCCTTTTCGGGCCGAATAATACGGCCGCCACACGGTTGCAATTGCCGTCCAGCAGGAGTATCTGTCCGTCGAGCGTGATGGCGTTCGCGCTACATAGATAGAAATCCGCCCAGAAGGCCTTTCGCAAGATCTCCTCTCGCTCTCCGCTGTCCGACACCGCTTCGCGGTCCAGATAGTTGTAACTACCCGATTTTAGAAGATCCCTCGCACCCGTCTCTTGAAGGGTGAGCGATCCGCCGGAGGCAACAGTCGAACCTGCGGGAATCAGCTCCACGAGCCTGGGAACGACCTGCTCTCTCGAGGGAAGATAGACGGCCTCTATAGATCTTTTTGCGAAGTTTTCTATCAACTTCCCGGCCAGTTTTTCATATTTCCAGTTCAGGAGACTGTTACGCATATTTCACCCCTTTCAAGAATAACCCGGTTAGAAGGTTATGACTGTTGCGCCCCTGTCTATGTAAGGGGCCAGCGGGACATGGTTGCTCATATCGCCGTTCAGCGGTAATCCTTCACTTTCCGCGATTTCCAGAGCGCCCATCATCTTCGAGCAGCCATAGCATACGGCCTTGATGAGCCCTTTGCTTTTCGCCTTGTTGTAGAGAGGAAAGAGAGGGTCGCTCTCCTGAGTTATCTCTTTAAGCAGAGATGGCGACTGCCCTTCGAGGACCACTGAAACGTCGAAACCTTTTGCGTGCATATCCAGCGCGTTCAGAAGGGCGTGGAGAAAACAGGGCTTTTTTCCTTCGAATGCAAGTATCAGGACTTCTTTAGCCATTCATACACCTCCTAACAGTTTGCTCAGTTTCATAGCGTGAGAAAGATCGCCCGATATCTTTATCCTGCCGCTCATGAAAGCCGAAAGCGGACTGATAGAACCTTCTAATACATCTCTGAAAGTTTCGATGTCGGTTTCTACAAGGCAATCGGATTTTTCACCGTTCAGGAGTATCTCCGCCCTGCCCGAGGCTATGACGACCGCGAACTCCTCCGGATCTCCGTCATTGATACGGAAGGAAAAACATCCCTCGATACCTTCCAGAGTTTCGGGATTCAAATTCCCGATTTTTTCTAACGCATCTTTTAGAGTCATAAACTCCTCCTCGTTTTTGCTGTCAGAAAAAGTCTATCATCTTGTCGTAGAATTGAGAGTGATATCTGTCGAGATTGGGGGATAAATATGAGGAGAAGCTTTTACCGTTACGCTGATTCTGTTTTGAGAGTCGCCGTTGAAAAGGATGAAGCGGTTATATACCAGACCGGTGCGGTTATAACCTCTCCTTTAGAGGAGCTTGAGAGCGGCAGGGCTAACGGTTTTATACCCGGGATAGATTTCAGTGCGACCGGCCGGCCGGGCTCGATCTCCATTGAGGAGTCCGCAGAGGGTTTCGTAATCGTGATGAAGCTACGGGAAGATCAGGGAGTCTTCGGGCTCGGTCAGGAGATCGGTCCCCTCAACAAAAGGGGAAGGATATACGAGATGTACAACACTGACGACCCCGACCATTCACCTTCTAAGACGCGCCTTTACTCGACCCTACCGGTCTTCTATCTCATATCTCCGGAAGGGTGCACGGGTTTCTTTCTCGATCACGCCGGTTACTCGAAATTCGATGTTGCCTTCGAAAAGAGAGACACGCTACTCATAAACGTGGAAGGGAAGGCCTTCGATCTTTACGGAATGTCCGGGACGCCCGGGGAGATTATAAAGAAAATCTTCGGGCTGACCGGAAAGCCGTTGTTCTTACCCGTATGGTCACTCGGCTTCCAGCAATCGAGATGGTCCTACCCCGACGAGGAGAGCGTGATGTACGTCGCCTCTAAGATGCGCGAAAAGGAGATCCCCTGCGATGTGATCTATCTCGATATAGACTACATGGACGATTACAAGGTCTTCACCTGGAACGGTGAACGCTTTCCCGATCCCCGTTCCGTGGTTAAGAGACTCAAAGAGATGGGCTTCAAGGTCGTAACGATAGTAGATCCGGGTGTCAAGGCCGCAGAAGGGTACAGGGTCTTTGAAGAAGGCAAGAGAGAAAACGTTTTCTGCAAAAAAGAAGACGGCCGGGACTTCAGGCCGGCGGTGTGGCCTGGCGAAGCGAGGCTTCCGGACTTTCTGAATTCGAAGGCGAGAAGATGGTGGGGAGATCTGTACAGGGAGTTCGTGGAGCTTGGCATCTCCGGTTTCTGGAACGATATGAACGAGCCTTCGATCTTTTACACGGCCGAGTCTCTCGCCAATCTCTCGGAGATGATGAAGGGTCTCAAAAACGACGGCGGTATCGAGACGGATTTTCTCTTCGGAAAGGTGCTCTCTTTGAAAAAGTACTACGATCACGGTCGGGATTTTTACCAGGTTGACGATGCCGGCGTCAGACATCTCCATAGAGACGTCAGAAATGTTTACGGTTTCAACATGGCCAGAGCGGTTTTCGAAGGTCTGAAGAGGATCAGACCGGAACAGAGGGTCTTCAGCATAACGCGCTCCTCCTACGCAGGGATTCAGCGTTATGCGATCCTGTGGACCGGAGACAACGAGAGTCAGTGGGAACAGCTTTTGAGCGAAATAAAGATGGTTCAGTCGATATCTCTCGCCGGGGTTAGCTTCACCGGCTGTGATGTCGGAGGCTTCGGAGGAAATTGCCACGGCGAACTGCTGGCCAGATGGACACAGTTTGGCGCTTTCCTGCCTTTCTTCAGAAACCACAGCGCCATGGGCACCAGGCCGCAGGAACCATGGGCCTTCGACGATGAGATCGAAAGGATAGTCAAAAAGACCGTGGAGCTCAGATATTCACTCCTCCCCTATATCTACTCCGTTCTCAGGGATTCGAGCGAGGGAAATTCTCTGATGATCAGGCCTCTGGTCATGATCTGGCCGGAAGATAGAGACACATACCAGGCCGACGATCAGTACATGTTCGGTCCTTCGCTAATGGTCGCTCCCGTATATACCCTAAACGCACGAGGGCGACACGTTTACCTCCCCGGCTGCGACTGGCTGGACCTCAACAGTGGA
This portion of the Mesotoga infera genome encodes:
- a CDS encoding HD domain-containing protein, which codes for MKIAQLFERHPELEEIYGLVRIAFEASRDPAHDLYHVVRVTENAVEIALGEDESVEIAALAALLHDIKRPSEDIDGLDHATEGGKYALKVLLSMGYAYDIASEVALSIRDHRFSSGREPGSATGKILQDADRLDAIGAIAIARVFSYSGKVGRPLHSPDLSPRDRYEGFSTSAINHFHEKILRITPESFWTGTGRELARERYEFTVAFVERFLKEW
- a CDS encoding glycoside hydrolase family 31 protein, whose protein sequence is MRRSFYRYADSVLRVAVEKDEAVIYQTGAVITSPLEELESGRANGFIPGIDFSATGRPGSISIEESAEGFVIVMKLREDQGVFGLGQEIGPLNKRGRIYEMYNTDDPDHSPSKTRLYSTLPVFYLISPEGCTGFFLDHAGYSKFDVAFEKRDTLLINVEGKAFDLYGMSGTPGEIIKKIFGLTGKPLFLPVWSLGFQQSRWSYPDEESVMYVASKMREKEIPCDVIYLDIDYMDDYKVFTWNGERFPDPRSVVKRLKEMGFKVVTIVDPGVKAAEGYRVFEEGKRENVFCKKEDGRDFRPAVWPGEARLPDFLNSKARRWWGDLYREFVELGISGFWNDMNEPSIFYTAESLANLSEMMKGLKNDGGIETDFLFGKVLSLKKYYDHGRDFYQVDDAGVRHLHRDVRNVYGFNMARAVFEGLKRIRPEQRVFSITRSSYAGIQRYAILWTGDNESQWEQLLSEIKMVQSISLAGVSFTGCDVGGFGGNCHGELLARWTQFGAFLPFFRNHSAMGTRPQEPWAFDDEIERIVKKTVELRYSLLPYIYSVLRDSSEGNSLMIRPLVMIWPEDRDTYQADDQYMFGPSLMVAPVYTLNARGRHVYLPGCDWLDLNSGEIVRKGHHWAEAPLDTVPLYLKEDSLLVSTEPSQYLESAVWSLIEVKGFVRNRTVFDLYEDDGTSEAYTRGKYSLKRITVEKLDDGILVDISPQEGELKLPARKVSIEITDGDKNYRTTLIDSSGGVRISIK
- a CDS encoding lactate utilization protein; this encodes MRNSLLNWKYEKLAGKLIENFAKRSIEAVYLPSREQVVPRLVELIPAGSTVASGGSLTLQETGARDLLKSGSYNYLDREAVSDSGEREEILRKAFWADFYLCSANAITLDGQILLLDGNCNRVAAVLFGPKRVILVVGMNKVVGDIDSAIERIKFIAPMNAKRLNLHTPCTATGFCMDCTSDERICGTYVTVSDSSRRKGRYTVMLVGEELGL
- a CDS encoding SCP2 sterol-binding domain-containing protein; the encoded protein is MTLKDALEKIGNLNPETLEGIEGCFSFRINDGDPEEFAVVIASGRAEILLNGEKSDCLVETDIETFRDVLEGSISPLSAFMSGRIKISGDLSHAMKLSKLLGGV
- a CDS encoding acylphosphatase; translation: MRTVRIRVYGRVQGVGFRYYTLHTARILGITGYVRNEYDGSVEIVGTGEDASIDEFIQKVDRGPIRANISKCLIEELPEQHFTDFEVRY